The Lathyrus oleraceus cultivar Zhongwan6 chromosome 5, CAAS_Psat_ZW6_1.0, whole genome shotgun sequence genome includes the window gtttacatgttgttgggtctacgtatcgatggtaaggctgtgaatggtagagttaaccagaataactctatctgcaatgaattattggaTGCCCCTTTGTGTGGCGGCCAAGCTGAGGGAGAGACATCCGGTCAAGCtagggggcaaggtataaatttaaaatatctcAAACAATATTACGCGAGTATAATATTGACCGAAGAATCAACCGAGTacgaaaaaataattaaagcttggtgttatattatgattttatttggtaattttcTATTTCCATAAATTACTGataatacggtaaatattatgtatttaccgttgttacacaatattaataaggtaagcacatatagttggggttcagtTGTTTTGGTCCATCTATTTAGTGTGatgtgtaaaaatgccaaaaaaaatacttgtactttttattcatgtgcgtatttgctacaagcatgagaTTGGTCAAAAATGTCGTCACTCGCCCCAGTAAACGAGAACCCATTAATTTTCccgtttgcaacaaagtaagtttaacACTTTACCATATAATTAATTAGACTTTATATTATaattaactgtaaataatatttttcaattgtttatgatctaggtggtcagttTGAGGGATGAACTAtaataggtgtctgaaacacgttatagtagtctatcgcaatctattggaccacattggaccagacgatgtaatactcctacacaactctattttaatttaaaaatacttatcaaattatttattatCTAATCATGTCGTATTATTGTACAGTTTATCTAGAGGTCATATTTGagtcttgatcatcaggttaaccatgatgatgttgcagtttggacaacaaagACACCAATCATTTGGTTtactactgtggagatgcaccgaactcaattacggaagtgtcgttggccagagcccccgactattgggaacaaatgatgacacatctatcaaataccgctgAAATTTCAaccggaccttcacaccagccatcattagatcaggtcagcacacaaagaccccaaacacctcagaaAAATCGTGGAAGATCTTGAAGACAAACTAACGTACCCAAATGTGGAACAGGAGACGTTTCGATCGGGCCGATCATTGAATTTTTGTCAATTCCATATAACTTTTATTATACcatgaataattttttttacaatattttatttaattatttattaaataaaccaataaaaattaaaaaaaaaaacttctTAAGTTGAGCCAAATCCATGCAATGCTTTGAAAGTATGCGCTAGCACGAGTGTCGTCTCTTTCTTTTAAATGGATGCGTCAGTTCATCTGACGCATCTGTTTATAAATGTGATTATTCtgataatttttttgaaatattaattattttaaaaattaatttgaaaaaatgattatttaaaaataaaaatccaTTATCTAAACTTAATTACACTCGTATGGAAAAAAAAATCCTAAATTTATTTCTTTATTAAAAAAACAGTGTTGGAATTGAACCCGGCAACGGTGTCCTTTTTCGACATTGGTGACCttatccatttcatttcaaaCATTCATCTTCCACAAACCTTTCAAAACTCTAATGGCGCTTCTACGTATTCCCTCTCCTCAATTATCCACAAAACACCACAATGGAGTAATAATAACCTCTTTCTCCTCCTTAGACTTTAACAAGAACAAAACCTATTCCATCAACCCCAAATCCAATTCACTGTTTTCTTCAATTCACTCTCTACGTCTATCTATTACTCATACACAAACCTTAATTAGAACCAAACAACAAGCCAATTTTACTCTCAGATTTGCGTCTACTTCCGAAGAACAACAAACTCAAGTAACCGAGGAAAACACTGAAGAATTGTCTAGTACTAGGTTGCTTGCTGAGAATGTTCCATGGACAAGTACTGCCGAAGATATTCGTTCTTTATTTGAAAAACATGGAAAAGTCATTGATGTTGAGGTTTAATTTCTCATCCTTCTTCATTGTTTTTTTTTCTCTgttcatttgaggcttttattTATCTGACAGTGACAagtttttgtttgtttttggtTTTAGCTTTCTATGTATAATAAGAACAGAAACAGAGGTTTAGCGTTTGTGGAAATGAGTTCTCCAGAAGAGGCTCTTGCAGTTTTCAATACTCTTCAATCATATGTAAGCCCAATATCATTTTTACTTTCTTCGGAAAATGTTAACAAATGTATCTCGTATATATATATTTCAGATACATTGTTTAGTTAATGAATCTAACAAGTAAATTTTTTCTTATAAATTGGATCGGAGCGAGTATAAAATAGTGTCAAATAGCTGCTAACATAGCTGAATTTGCGCAAAACAATATATCTTCATCTGAGATTTACAACATTGTGGCTTTTTATTTTTATGTGTTTTCTGCTGTTGAAACTATTTGGCATCTATAGAAAGGGACCTTGATT containing:
- the LOC127088346 gene encoding 29 kDa ribonucleoprotein B, chloroplastic, which translates into the protein MALLRIPSPQLSTKHHNGVIITSFSSLDFNKNKTYSINPKSNSLFSSIHSLRLSITHTQTLIRTKQQANFTLRFASTSEEQQTQVTEENTEELSSTRLLAENVPWTSTAEDIRSLFEKHGKVIDVELSMYNKNRNRGLAFVEMSSPEEALAVFNTLQSYEFEGRVITLKYARPRKEKTPPPVEKKPITFNLFVANLSYATTSKDLGVFFDSGARGVISADVIYNENPRRPSGYGFVSFKSKKEADDALSAFQGKNLKGRPIRVAPSKRFVQLAEEGAGSEDKSSESSANEAVTEKAD